One genomic region from Streptomyces sp. NBC_01304 encodes:
- a CDS encoding ribosomal protein L7/L12 yields MEFAVYLMLLALVVMYGFLETKIKQTHRTMARIEGKVDHILGHLGIDMPVDGFDASPDGPYSEVIALAQAGKKIPAIKLYRELTGAGLKDAKDAVERMVP; encoded by the coding sequence ATGGAATTCGCCGTATACCTGATGCTCTTGGCCCTTGTTGTGATGTACGGGTTCCTCGAGACCAAGATCAAGCAGACCCATCGGACCATGGCCAGGATCGAGGGGAAGGTCGACCACATCCTCGGCCACCTGGGCATCGACATGCCTGTCGATGGCTTCGACGCCTCCCCTGACGGGCCCTACTCCGAAGTGATCGCCCTCGCGCAGGCGGGCAAGAAGATCCCGGCGATCAAGCTGTACCGGGAGCTGACGGGAGCCGGCTTGAAGGATGCCAAGGACGCGGTGGAGCGGATGGTGCCGTAG
- a CDS encoding xanthine dehydrogenase family protein molybdopterin-binding subunit — protein MSNEAATATTSPTASPPAAPEQPAHGIGSSLPPLDSQAKTEGTFPYASDLWAEGLLWAAVLRSPHAHARIVAIDTKDAAAMPGVRAVVTHEDVPGDAAHGRRIADRPVFASVLVRHHGEPIAAVAADHPDTARMAAAAIVVEYEVLDPVTDPEQAFAAEPLHPDGNLIRHIPLRYGDPEAAGEVVVEGLYRIGRQDPAPIGAEAGLAVPRPDGGVELYVASTDPHADRDMAAACYGLEQDRVKVVVTGVPGATADREDPSFQLPLGLLALKTGCPVKLTATREESFLGHAHRHPTLLRYRHHADAEGRLVKVEAQILLDAGAYADASSESLAAAVSFACGPYVVPHAFVEGWAVRTNNPPSGHVRGEGALQVCAAYEAQMDKLAAKLGVDPAELRLRNVLATGDILPTGQTVTCPAPVAELLRSVRDFPLPELPKDTPEEEWLLPGGPEGAGEPGAIRRGVGYALGMVHMLGAEGADEVSTATVKVQDGVATVICAAVDAGQGFSTLARQIVQETLGLEEVHVASVDTDQPPAGPSCRGRHTWVSGGAVERAAKMVRTQLLQPLAAKFGMSTELLQIVDGKITSYDGVLSTTVTEAMDGKELWATAQCRPHPTEPLDDTGQGDAFVGLAFCAIRAVVDVDVELGSIRVVELAVAQDVGRVLNPVQLAARIEAGVTQGVGAALMENLRTPQGLVRHPDLTGYALPTSLDAPEIRIVKLVEERDVVAPFGAKPASAAPVVTSPAAVAGAVRAATGRPVNRLPIRPQAAVAVAGS, from the coding sequence GTGAGCAACGAAGCCGCCACCGCGACCACCTCACCGACCGCCTCCCCGCCGGCCGCACCGGAACAGCCCGCGCACGGCATCGGCAGTTCGCTGCCGCCCCTGGACTCCCAGGCGAAGACGGAGGGCACCTTCCCGTACGCCTCCGACCTGTGGGCCGAGGGCCTGTTGTGGGCGGCCGTCCTGCGCTCCCCGCACGCGCACGCGCGCATCGTCGCGATCGACACCAAGGACGCGGCCGCGATGCCGGGCGTCCGCGCGGTGGTCACGCACGAGGACGTCCCCGGCGACGCGGCCCACGGCCGCCGCATCGCGGACCGTCCGGTTTTCGCTTCTGTGCTGGTACGCCACCACGGGGAGCCCATCGCCGCGGTCGCCGCCGACCACCCCGACACGGCCCGCATGGCGGCCGCCGCGATCGTCGTCGAGTACGAGGTGCTTGACCCGGTCACGGACCCCGAACAGGCCTTCGCCGCCGAACCGTTGCACCCCGACGGCAACCTCATCCGCCACATCCCGCTCCGCTACGGCGACCCCGAGGCCGCCGGCGAGGTCGTGGTGGAGGGCCTCTACCGCATCGGCCGCCAGGACCCGGCCCCGATCGGCGCGGAGGCGGGCCTCGCCGTGCCCCGCCCGGACGGCGGCGTGGAGCTCTACGTCGCTTCGACGGACCCGCACGCGGACCGCGACATGGCCGCGGCCTGCTACGGCCTGGAGCAGGACCGCGTAAAGGTCGTGGTCACGGGCGTACCCGGCGCCACCGCCGACCGCGAGGACCCCAGCTTCCAACTCCCCCTGGGCTTGCTGGCGTTGAAGACCGGCTGCCCGGTCAAGCTGACGGCGACGCGCGAGGAGTCCTTCCTCGGGCATGCGCACCGGCATCCCACTCTTCTTCGGTACCGCCACCATGCGGACGCCGAAGGGCGGTTGGTGAAGGTCGAGGCGCAGATCCTGCTGGACGCGGGCGCGTACGCGGATGCTTCGTCGGAGTCGCTGGCGGCCGCGGTCTCGTTCGCCTGTGGCCCGTACGTCGTCCCGCACGCCTTTGTCGAAGGCTGGGCGGTCCGCACGAACAACCCGCCCTCGGGTCACGTACGGGGCGAGGGCGCTCTCCAGGTCTGCGCGGCCTACGAGGCCCAGATGGACAAGCTGGCGGCGAAGCTGGGGGTGGACCCGGCGGAGCTGCGGCTTCGTAATGTGCTGGCCACGGGCGACATCCTGCCGACCGGACAGACGGTGACTTGTCCCGCCCCGGTCGCCGAACTGCTGCGTTCTGTACGGGACTTCCCGCTCCCCGAGCTGCCGAAGGACACTCCCGAGGAGGAGTGGCTGCTGCCGGGCGGCCCGGAGGGCGCGGGCGAACCGGGAGCGATCCGCAGGGGCGTCGGCTACGCACTCGGCATGGTGCACATGCTGGGCGCGGAGGGCGCCGACGAGGTCTCGACGGCCACGGTGAAGGTCCAGGACGGCGTGGCGACGGTGATCTGCGCGGCGGTGGACGCGGGGCAGGGCTTCTCCACCTTGGCCCGGCAGATCGTGCAGGAGACGCTGGGCCTGGAAGAAGTCCACGTCGCGTCCGTGGACACGGACCAGCCGCCGGCCGGGCCTTCGTGCCGTGGCCGCCACACGTGGGTTTCGGGAGGCGCTGTCGAGCGGGCGGCAAAGATGGTCCGCACTCAGCTGCTCCAGCCGCTGGCGGCCAAGTTCGGAATGTCGACGGAGCTTCTCCAGATCGTCGACGGCAAGATCACGTCGTACGACGGTGTCCTGTCGACGACTGTCACTGAGGCGATGGACGGCAAGGAGCTCTGGGCCACGGCTCAGTGCAGGCCGCATCCGACGGAGCCGCTGGACGACACCGGGCAGGGCGACGCTTTCGTCGGGCTCGCCTTCTGCGCGATTCGGGCTGTCGTCGACGTGGACGTCGAGCTCGGCTCAATTCGCGTGGTGGAGCTGGCTGTTGCGCAGGATGTGGGCCGCGTGCTCAATCCGGTGCAGCTGGCCGCTCGGATCGAGGCCGGCGTCACGCAGGGCGTGGGGGCGGCGCTGATGGAGAACCTCCGGACGCCGCAGGGGTTGGTGCGGCACCCCGACCTGACGGGCTACGCCCTGCCGACGTCGCTGGACGCCCCGGAAATTCGCATCGTGAAGCTCGTCGAGGAGCGGGACGTGGTGGCGCCCTTCGGCGCGAAGCCGGCTTCGGCCGCACCCGTGGTGACTTCGCCTGCGGCGGTGGCGGGGGCGGTGCGGGCGGCTACTGGGCGGCCGGTCAATCGGTTGCCTATTCGGCCGCAGGCTGCGGTGGCTGTCGCGGGCTCGTGA